A portion of the Lolium rigidum isolate FL_2022 chromosome 1, APGP_CSIRO_Lrig_0.1, whole genome shotgun sequence genome contains these proteins:
- the LOC124651401 gene encoding RNA-binding protein 42-like, with product MGRLRRVGRGGGRIGGEKHLGVRRVYGWRRSTPALEAQSQKDDFPCSSDDRLSSPRIPKIRSQFRSIPSVTRNPSPPSLSPRKSFRIAAQMSNPNLPPPPPGSSASAAPAGASYFPLPFHLQQQQPVVPTYQFQQYQQLQQAQQLFQRDAQTITPEALESVKAALATSDVLDPSAARANASSSDAAAKKKAVPRRAAGQSWEDPTLTEWPENDFRLFCGDLGNEVNDDVLSKAFSRFPSFNMAKVVRDKRTGKTKGYGFVSFSNPTDLAGAIKEMNGKYVGNRPIKLRKSNWKERTDVEALQRQKNHIQKKPKTAKKGILHK from the exons ATGGGGCGTTTAAGACGTGTGGGTAGGGGAGGTGGCCGAATCGGCGGCGAAAAGCACCTCGGCGTCCGCCGGGTGTACGGGTGGAGGCGGAGCACGCCAG CCT TGGAGGCCCAATCACAAAAGGACGATTTTCCTTGTTCCTCCGACGACCGGCTCTCCTCTCCTCGGATCCCCAAAATTCGATCCCAATTCCGTTCGATCCCGTCGGTAACAAGGAACCCTAGCCCACCCTCCCTCTCACCAAGGAAATCCTTCCGAATTGCTGCGCAGATGTCGAACCCTAACctcccgcctccgccgcccgGCTCGTCGGCGTCCGCGGCTCCGGCGGGGGCCAGCTACTTCCCGCTCCCCTTCcacctgcagcagcagcagccggtggTGCCGACCTACCAGTTCCAGCAGTACCAGCAGCTGCAGCAGGCGCAGCAGCTCTTCCAGCGGGACGCGCAGACCATCACCCCCGAGGCGCTCGAGAGCGTCAAGGCCGCCCTCGCCACCAGCGACGTCCTCGACCCCTCCGCCGCCAGGGCcaacgcctcctcctccgacgccgccgccaagAAGAAGGCCgtcccgcgccgcgccgccggccagtCCTGGGAGGACCCCACCCTCACCGAGTGGCCCGAGA ATGACTTCAGGTTGTTCTGCGGAGATCTAGGGAACGAAGTTAATGACGATGTTCTCTCCAAAGCCTTCTCGCGGTTTCCCTCCTTCAACATGGCCAAG GTTGTCAGAGATAAGAGGACTGGCAAAACTAAAGGTTATGGATTTGTGAGCTTTTCAAACCCTACAGACCTGGCTGGAGCCATAAAAGAAATGAATG GAAAGTATGTTGGAAACCGCCCGATTAAATTGCGTAAGAGCAATTGGAAGGAAAGGACAGATGTTGAGGCTCTACAAAGGCAAAAG AACCACATTCAGAAGAAGCCTAAAACAGCCAAGAAGGGCATTCTTCACAAGTAA